In 'Nostoc azollae' 0708, the following are encoded in one genomic region:
- a CDS encoding AAA family ATPase, with the protein MKEELNILIQAQYPLIYLVTSEEERAEQAIHTIAQLLKPQRRVYVWTVTHGIVEYGQPRNVTQHNTVSPEAAIEWIIRHKEPGIFILKDLHPFIDAPATTRSLRDAIASFKGMQKNIILMSPMQQVPIELEKEVVVIDFQLPDMSELNKVLTQHQEQHRGRRLTTEARERLLRAALGLTKDEAEKVYRKAQVTTGRLTEDEVDIVLSEKKQLIRRNGILEYIEEDETIEAVGGLEELKKWLKQRSNAFTERAREYGLPQPKGMLILGVPGCGKSLIAKTTSRLWGLPILRLDMGRVYDGSMVGRSEANLRNALKTAESISPTILFIDELDKSFAGSAGSGDSDGGTSSRIFGSFLTWMQEKKSPVFVMATANRVERLPGEFLRKGRFDETFFVDLPTPEERQDIFNIHLTKRREDIARFDLEQLAKMSDGFSGAEIEQAIVAAMYEAFAQDREFTQLDIIAALKSTLPLSRTMQEQVTALRDWARQRARPAASSVAEYQRMEF; encoded by the coding sequence ATGAAAGAAGAGCTCAATATTCTCATTCAAGCTCAATACCCTTTAATATACCTTGTGACCTCCGAGGAAGAACGGGCAGAGCAAGCAATCCATACAATCGCTCAATTGTTAAAGCCTCAGCGACGAGTTTACGTTTGGACGGTAACTCACGGCATTGTGGAGTACGGTCAACCCAGGAATGTCACTCAGCATAATACCGTTTCGCCAGAGGCGGCGATTGAGTGGATAATTCGGCATAAAGAACCCGGTATATTTATACTTAAAGATTTACATCCTTTTATTGATGCTCCGGCAACAACGAGATCGCTTCGGGATGCGATTGCTAGTTTTAAGGGAATGCAAAAGAACATCATTTTGATGTCTCCCATGCAGCAAGTACCAATAGAACTAGAAAAAGAAGTTGTTGTCATCGACTTCCAACTGCCGGATATGTCAGAGTTAAACAAAGTTTTAACTCAGCATCAAGAGCAGCATCGTGGTCGCAGGTTAACAACTGAGGCCAGAGAAAGGCTTCTTAGAGCAGCTTTAGGTTTAACTAAAGATGAAGCTGAGAAAGTATATCGTAAGGCTCAGGTGACAACTGGACGCTTAACGGAAGATGAAGTAGATATAGTTTTATCTGAGAAAAAGCAACTCATCCGCCGTAACGGTATTCTAGAGTACATCGAAGAAGATGAAACTATTGAAGCAGTTGGCGGTTTGGAAGAGTTGAAAAAGTGGCTAAAACAACGCTCTAACGCCTTTACAGAAAGAGCGAGAGAGTATGGTTTGCCCCAGCCTAAAGGGATGTTAATTCTTGGTGTTCCTGGTTGTGGTAAGTCGCTAATTGCCAAAACTACTTCCCGTCTGTGGGGTTTACCAATCTTGCGATTAGATATGGGGCGTGTTTACGACGGCTCAATGGTGGGTCGGAGTGAAGCAAACTTGCGGAACGCGCTGAAAACAGCAGAATCAATTTCCCCAACGATTCTGTTTATCGACGAATTGGATAAATCCTTCGCTGGTAGTGCAGGTTCTGGTGATTCCGATGGGGGGACATCAAGCAGAATTTTTGGTTCTTTTCTCACCTGGATGCAAGAAAAGAAATCTCCAGTATTTGTAATGGCGACTGCTAACCGGGTAGAACGCCTACCTGGGGAGTTTTTGAGAAAAGGTCGCTTTGATGAAACTTTCTTTGTGGATTTGCCCACACCTGAAGAACGTCAGGATATCTTCAACATTCACCTGACCAAACGCCGTGAAGATATTGCTAGATTTGATCTGGAACAACTAGCAAAAATGTCTGATGGTTTTTCTGGGGCAGAAATTGAACAGGCGATAGTGGCGGCGATGTATGAAGCTTTCGCCCAAGATCGGGAGTTCACCCAACTAGATATTATTGCTGCATTGAAGTCTACTTTACCGCTGTCACGAACGATGCAAGAACAGGTCACAGCTTTAAGAGACTGGGCCAGACAGCGTGCCAGACCCGCAGCATCCTCTGTCGCTGAATATCAGCGAATGGAGTTCTAA
- a CDS encoding helix-turn-helix domain-containing protein, which produces MKQQVCLCLFYWRKMPPFEVLGLHFGIWKTEAKDTFHYWLEILGNVSPPSLLEQLEKHDSDYAMATQNKRQETKSFPPRVLLLNRSLDL; this is translated from the coding sequence ATAAAACAACAGGTATGTCTATGCTTGTTCTATTGGAGGAAAATGCCACCATTTGAGGTTTTAGGTTTGCATTTCGGTATATGGAAAACGGAAGCAAAGGACACATTTCATTACTGGCTAGAGATATTAGGAAATGTTTCCCCTCCTAGTCTCCTTGAACAGCTAGAAAAACATGATAGCGATTATGCCATGGCGACTCAGAATAAAAGGCAGGAAACAAAGAGTTTTCCACCAAGGGTATTGTTGTTGAACAGGTCATTAGACTTGTAA
- a CDS encoding helix-turn-helix domain-containing protein translates to METRKWRTQKILLLGFKTELKLNENLGVNIVKHCEVARHAWNWGLGLIKQLLDHNQKNLTIKSHFPQQ, encoded by the coding sequence ATGGAAACAAGAAAATGGAGGACTCAAAAGATATTGCTACTAGGCTTTAAAACCGAGTTAAAGTTAAATGAGAATCTAGGAGTAAACATAGTTAAACACTGTGAAGTAGCTCGTCATGCTTGGAATTGGGGATTAGGATTAATTAAACAATTATTAGACCATAACCAAAAAAACCTGACGATAAAATCACATTTCCCACAGCAATAG
- a CDS encoding carbon dioxide-concentrating mechanism protein CcmK, whose translation MPVAVGVIETLGFPCVLAAADAMVKSAAVTIVYYGIAESGRLLVAVRGQVAEVRTAVAAGIASGKEVYGGQVITHYIVPNPPENVETILPIHFTSKSEPFRIF comes from the coding sequence ATGCCAGTGGCGGTTGGCGTAATTGAAACTTTAGGTTTTCCCTGTGTACTAGCAGCAGCAGATGCAATGGTCAAATCTGCCGCTGTCACAATCGTATATTATGGCATTGCAGAAAGCGGACGCTTACTAGTCGCTGTCCGAGGACAAGTTGCAGAAGTCAGAACAGCAGTTGCAGCTGGAATTGCTTCTGGAAAAGAAGTTTATGGTGGTCAGGTGATCACTCACTACATAGTTCCCAATCCTCCAGAAAATGTGGAAACTATTCTTCCCATCCACTTCACTTCAAAATCTGAACCTTTCCGCATTTTTTAA
- a CDS encoding DUF1257 domain-containing protein yields MSHFSTLRTKITDAEILKASLRDLGISLKTDADVRGYNGQRVRSDIVAVLEGEYDLGWSRNSDDSFDLIADLWGVAKKHNQTELINSINQKYAVNKTLAEVKQRGLQNANVKLVLQ; encoded by the coding sequence ATGTCTCACTTTAGCACTCTGCGTACTAAAATCACCGATGCCGAAATCCTCAAAGCTTCTTTGCGCGACCTGGGTATCAGCCTAAAGACTGACGCTGATGTTCGTGGTTATAACGGTCAGCGTGTACGTTCCGACATTGTTGCTGTATTGGAAGGCGAGTACGATTTAGGTTGGTCTCGTAATAGCGATGATTCTTTTGACCTAATCGCTGACCTGTGGGGCGTTGCTAAGAAGCACAACCAAACGGAGTTGATTAACTCTATTAACCAAAAATACGCCGTTAACAAGACTTTGGCTGAAGTAAAACAGCGCGGCCTGCAAAATGCCAACGTTAAGTTGGTATTGCAATAA
- a CDS encoding alpha/beta fold hydrolase, producing the protein MFPSFLPAAVGQLSEPTSIALAQSIQSQAIATPLSPEPITTTYVHQGSGGTPILLVHGFDSSILEFRRLLPLLARKNETWAMDLLGFGFTDRQPDIAYSPVGIKTHLYFFWKTLINQPVILVGASMGGAAAIDFALTYPQVVQKLVLIDSAGLKGASALSKLTFAPLYSLAAEFLRNAQVRNRICRTAYKNPSLISSDALHCGDLHVKMPNWNQALIAFTKSGGYSAFKFNQLAQIRQPTLILWGDTDKILGTGDAQKFKKAIPQSQQIWIKDSGHIPHLEQPEITAQHILDF; encoded by the coding sequence ATGTTTCCAAGTTTTTTACCTGCCGCAGTTGGGCAACTGAGTGAACCGACTTCTATCGCTTTGGCTCAAAGTATCCAAAGTCAGGCGATCGCAACTCCTTTAAGTCCTGAACCCATTACTACTACTTATGTACATCAAGGTAGTGGAGGTACACCGATTTTATTAGTTCACGGTTTTGATAGTTCTATTTTAGAATTTAGACGGTTGTTACCGTTGTTGGCCAGGAAGAACGAAACGTGGGCTATGGATCTATTGGGTTTTGGCTTTACAGATAGACAGCCGGATATTGCTTACAGCCCGGTGGGCATTAAAACTCATCTATATTTTTTTTGGAAAACCCTGATTAACCAACCTGTAATTTTAGTTGGTGCTTCTATGGGGGGTGCAGCGGCCATTGATTTCGCGCTGACTTACCCACAAGTGGTACAGAAACTGGTGTTAATAGACAGTGCTGGTTTAAAGGGCGCCTCGGCTTTGAGTAAATTAACGTTTGCGCCCTTATATTCTTTAGCGGCTGAGTTTTTGCGAAATGCCCAAGTGCGCAATCGCATTTGTCGTACTGCGTATAAAAACCCAAGTCTGATCTCCAGTGATGCCTTACATTGTGGAGACTTACACGTAAAAATGCCTAATTGGAATCAAGCGTTGATTGCTTTTACTAAAAGTGGCGGTTACAGTGCTTTTAAATTTAACCAGCTTGCACAAATTCGACAACCAACGCTGATTTTGTGGGGCGATACAGATAAAATTTTAGGAACCGGGGATGCTCAAAAGTTTAAGAAAGCAATTCCTCAAAGTCAACAGATTTGGATTAAAGATTCTGGTCATATCCCCCACTTGGAACAACCAGAAATCACAGCCCAACATATTTTAGATTTTTGA